From one Rosa rugosa chromosome 4, drRosRugo1.1, whole genome shotgun sequence genomic stretch:
- the LOC133742030 gene encoding subtilisin-like protease SBT3.5 isoform X3, translating into MLASVVGSKEAATDAMVYSYKHGFSGFAAKFSESQAKKIADFPGVIRVIPNHFHSLQTTRSWDYLGLSPNSPNTLLNDANLGDGIIIGLLDTGIWPESEVFNDEDLGPIPSQWKGQCVSGQQFNASTACNNKLIGAKYYIDGFLAENEQPFNTTDSPDFLSPRDVVGHGTHTSTIAGGSFVYNASYKGIALGIVRGGAPRARLAMYKVCWNVPRGQCSNADMLKAFDDAIHDGVDVISVSLGTQLPLFSEVDDRDAISIGSFHAVAKGIPVVGGAANEGPSAYTVENTAPWILTVAASTIDRSFPTNITLGNNSTILGQALFAGTEVDFTGLVYPENPGLIPSLAGVCEALILNNTPVAGNVVLCFTSVTRRTPVALAVSSVRAAGGVGVIVAKSPGDVLGPCSSDFPCIEVDYELGTQILFYIRSTRSPVVKLSPSMTLVGKPVSTKVAAFSSRGPNSISPAILKVQTPTFLALSYMNGGFALHSGTSMATPHVSGIVALLKALHSDWSPAAIRSAITTTAWKTDPFGEPIFAEGSPQKLADPFDYGGGIVNPNKAADPGLIYDMGINDYIIYLCAVGYNNSVISQLVGNSTTCSSTKPSVLDVNLPSITIPNLRENITLTRSVTNVGPVNSTYRARISPPLGISVAVRPETLVFNSDIKTISFTVAVSTTHEVNTGYYFGTLVWTDDDGGHLVTIPISVRTQIIQYYADGN; encoded by the exons ATGCTTGCCTCTGTTGTGGGgag CAAAGAAGCAGCCACTGATGCTATGGTGTACAGTTACAAACATGGATTTTCTGGTTTTGCAGCTAAATTTTCAGAATCTCAAGCTAAGAAGATTGCAG ACTTTCCTGGAGTTATTCGTGTTATACCAAATCACTTTCATTCGCTGCAAACAACTAGGAGCTGGGATTATCTAGGGCTCTCTCCTAATTCTCCCAATACCCTTTTAAATGACGCAAACTTAGGTGATGGAATTATCATTGGTCTACTGGACACAG GTATATGGCCAGAGTCTGAGGTGTTCAATGATGAGGATCTGGGGCCAATCCCAAGTCAATGGAAGGGTCAGTGTGTATCTGGACAGCAATTCAATGCCTCAACAGCTTGTAACAATAAGCTAATAGGAGCAAAATATTACATTGACGGTTTTCTTGCTGAGAATGAACAACCATTCAACACCACAGACAGCCCGGATTTCTTGTCCCCAAGAGATGTTGTTGGACATGGAACACACACATCTACAATTGCTGGTGGCTCCTTTGTGTACAATGCAAGCTACAAAGGGATTGCCCTTGGAATAGTCAGAGGAGGAGCTCCCCGTGCTCGTTTGGCTATGTACAAAGTGTGCTGGAATGTGCCAAGAGGACAGTGCTCAAATGCTGACATGCTGAAAGCTTTTGATGATGCAATTCATGATGGAGTTGATGTTATATCAGTATCTCTTGGCACTCAACTTCCACTGTTTTCAGAGGTTGATGACCGCGATGCAATTTCCATTGGTTCATTCCATGCTGTTGCTAAAGGCATACCTGTTGTTGGTGGAGCTGCAAATGAAGGCCCTTCTGCATACACTGTCGAAAACACAGCACCTTGGATCTTAACTGTAGCAGCTTCTACTATTGATCGGTCTTTTCCTACAAATATTACACTAGGGAACAACTCAACCATACTG GGTCAAGCCCTGTTTGCAGGAACAGAAGTTGACTTTACTGGTTTGGTGTACCCGGAGAACCCAGGACTTATTCCTTCACTAGCCGG CGTCTGTGAGGCTCTTATACTCAATAACACACCTGTGGCTGGAAATGTAGTCCTTTGCTTTACATCAGTGACCAGAAGAACTCCGGTAGCACTTGCTGTATCTAGTGTCAGAGCAGCTGGTGGGGTTGGAGTAATTGTTGCCAAGAGTCCTGGTGATGTCTTGGGTCCATGTAGCAGTGACTTTCCATGCATTGAAGTAGACTACGAGCTTGGTACTCAGATACTATTCTACATTCGCTCCACCCG TTCTCCTGTAGTAAAATTGAGTCCTTCTATGACACTGGTGGGGAAGCCTGTATCGACCAAGGTTGCCGCTTTCTCATCTAGAGGGCCTAACTCCATTTCTCCAGCCATACTAAAGGTACAAACTCCTACCTTTTTAGCTCTTT CGTATATGAATGGAGGATTTGCCCTGCATTCAGGAACATCAATGGCAACTCCTCATGTTTCGGGGATTGTGGCACTTCTAAAAGCATTGCACTCCGATTGGTCCCCTGCTGCAATAAGATCAGCAATAACAACAACAG CATGGAAGACTGATCCATTTGGAGAGCCAATATTTGCTGAGGGGTCACCGCAAAAGCTTGCTGATCCATTTGATTATGGAGGTGGGATTGTGAACCCTAACAAGGCTGCAGACCCTGGTCTAATTTATGACATGGGCATTAATGACTACATAATTTACCTATGTGCTGTTGGGTACAACAACTCGGTCATTTCTCAACTTGTTGGGAATTCGACAACATGTTCTAGTACAAAGCCTTCTGTTCTTGATGTGAACCTGCCATCCATTACCATTCCAAATCTAAGAGAGAACATTACGCTCACCAGAAGTGTCACAAATGTTGGTCCAGTTAACTCAACGTACAGAGCTCGGATAAGCCCTCCATTGGGAATCAGTGTGGCTGTGAGGCCTGAAACCTTGGTTTTCAACTCGGACATTAAAACAATCTCTTTCACAGTTGCGGTTTCTACCACCCATGAAGTGAACACAGGGTACTACTTTGGAACCCTTGTTTGGACTGATGATGATGGGGGGCATTTGGTGACAATTCCCATATCTGTTAGGACACAAATCATTCAATATTATGCAGATGGCAATTGA
- the LOC133742030 gene encoding subtilisin-like protease SBT3.5 isoform X2, with the protein MLASVVGSKEAATDAMVYSYKHGFSGFAAKFSESQAKKIADFPGVIRVIPNHFHSLQTTRSWDYLGLSPNSPNTLLNDANLGDGIIIGLLDTGIWPESEVFNDEDLGPIPSQWKGQCVSGQQFNASTACNNKLIGAKYYIDGFLAENEQPFNTTDSPDFLSPRDVVGHGTHTSTIAGGSFVYNASYKGIALGIVRGGAPRARLAMYKVCWNVPRGQCSNADMLKAFDDAIHDGVDVISVSLGTQLPLFSEVDDRDAISIGSFHAVAKGIPVVGGAANEGPSAYTVENTAPWILTVAASTIDRSFPTNITLGNNSTILGQALFAGTEVDFTGLVYPENPGLIPSLAGVCEALILNNTPVAGNVVLCFTSVTRRTPVALAVSSVRAAGGVGVIVAKSPGDVLGPCSSDFPCIEVDYELGTQILFYIRSTRYVQFNHHSPVVKLSPSMTLVGKPVSTKVAAFSSRGPNSISPAILKPDIAAPGVSILAASSPFDPYMNGGFALHSGTSMATPHVSGIVALLKALHSDWSPAAIRSAITTTAWKTDPFGEPIFAEGSPQKLADPFDYGGGIVNPNKAADPGLIYDMGINDYIIYLCAVGYNNSVISQLVGNSTTCSSTKPSVLDVNLPSITIPNLRENITLTRSVTNVGPVNSTYRARISPPLGISVAVRPETLVFNSDIKTISFTVAVSTTHEVNTGYYFGTLVWTDDDGGHLVTIPISVRTQIIQYYADGN; encoded by the exons ATGCTTGCCTCTGTTGTGGGgag CAAAGAAGCAGCCACTGATGCTATGGTGTACAGTTACAAACATGGATTTTCTGGTTTTGCAGCTAAATTTTCAGAATCTCAAGCTAAGAAGATTGCAG ACTTTCCTGGAGTTATTCGTGTTATACCAAATCACTTTCATTCGCTGCAAACAACTAGGAGCTGGGATTATCTAGGGCTCTCTCCTAATTCTCCCAATACCCTTTTAAATGACGCAAACTTAGGTGATGGAATTATCATTGGTCTACTGGACACAG GTATATGGCCAGAGTCTGAGGTGTTCAATGATGAGGATCTGGGGCCAATCCCAAGTCAATGGAAGGGTCAGTGTGTATCTGGACAGCAATTCAATGCCTCAACAGCTTGTAACAATAAGCTAATAGGAGCAAAATATTACATTGACGGTTTTCTTGCTGAGAATGAACAACCATTCAACACCACAGACAGCCCGGATTTCTTGTCCCCAAGAGATGTTGTTGGACATGGAACACACACATCTACAATTGCTGGTGGCTCCTTTGTGTACAATGCAAGCTACAAAGGGATTGCCCTTGGAATAGTCAGAGGAGGAGCTCCCCGTGCTCGTTTGGCTATGTACAAAGTGTGCTGGAATGTGCCAAGAGGACAGTGCTCAAATGCTGACATGCTGAAAGCTTTTGATGATGCAATTCATGATGGAGTTGATGTTATATCAGTATCTCTTGGCACTCAACTTCCACTGTTTTCAGAGGTTGATGACCGCGATGCAATTTCCATTGGTTCATTCCATGCTGTTGCTAAAGGCATACCTGTTGTTGGTGGAGCTGCAAATGAAGGCCCTTCTGCATACACTGTCGAAAACACAGCACCTTGGATCTTAACTGTAGCAGCTTCTACTATTGATCGGTCTTTTCCTACAAATATTACACTAGGGAACAACTCAACCATACTG GGTCAAGCCCTGTTTGCAGGAACAGAAGTTGACTTTACTGGTTTGGTGTACCCGGAGAACCCAGGACTTATTCCTTCACTAGCCGG CGTCTGTGAGGCTCTTATACTCAATAACACACCTGTGGCTGGAAATGTAGTCCTTTGCTTTACATCAGTGACCAGAAGAACTCCGGTAGCACTTGCTGTATCTAGTGTCAGAGCAGCTGGTGGGGTTGGAGTAATTGTTGCCAAGAGTCCTGGTGATGTCTTGGGTCCATGTAGCAGTGACTTTCCATGCATTGAAGTAGACTACGAGCTTGGTACTCAGATACTATTCTACATTCGCTCCACCCGGTACGTTCAATTTAACCATCA TTCTCCTGTAGTAAAATTGAGTCCTTCTATGACACTGGTGGGGAAGCCTGTATCGACCAAGGTTGCCGCTTTCTCATCTAGAGGGCCTAACTCCATTTCTCCAGCCATACTAAAG CCGGACATAGCTGCACCTGGTGTGAGCATATTAGCTGCCAGTTCTCCTTTTGATCCGTATATGAATGGAGGATTTGCCCTGCATTCAGGAACATCAATGGCAACTCCTCATGTTTCGGGGATTGTGGCACTTCTAAAAGCATTGCACTCCGATTGGTCCCCTGCTGCAATAAGATCAGCAATAACAACAACAG CATGGAAGACTGATCCATTTGGAGAGCCAATATTTGCTGAGGGGTCACCGCAAAAGCTTGCTGATCCATTTGATTATGGAGGTGGGATTGTGAACCCTAACAAGGCTGCAGACCCTGGTCTAATTTATGACATGGGCATTAATGACTACATAATTTACCTATGTGCTGTTGGGTACAACAACTCGGTCATTTCTCAACTTGTTGGGAATTCGACAACATGTTCTAGTACAAAGCCTTCTGTTCTTGATGTGAACCTGCCATCCATTACCATTCCAAATCTAAGAGAGAACATTACGCTCACCAGAAGTGTCACAAATGTTGGTCCAGTTAACTCAACGTACAGAGCTCGGATAAGCCCTCCATTGGGAATCAGTGTGGCTGTGAGGCCTGAAACCTTGGTTTTCAACTCGGACATTAAAACAATCTCTTTCACAGTTGCGGTTTCTACCACCCATGAAGTGAACACAGGGTACTACTTTGGAACCCTTGTTTGGACTGATGATGATGGGGGGCATTTGGTGACAATTCCCATATCTGTTAGGACACAAATCATTCAATATTATGCAGATGGCAATTGA
- the LOC133742030 gene encoding subtilisin-like protease SBT3.5 isoform X1, with product MLASVVGSKEAATDAMVYSYKHGFSGFAAKFSESQAKKIADFPGVIRVIPNHFHSLQTTRSWDYLGLSPNSPNTLLNDANLGDGIIIGLLDTGIWPESEVFNDEDLGPIPSQWKGQCVSGQQFNASTACNNKLIGAKYYIDGFLAENEQPFNTTDSPDFLSPRDVVGHGTHTSTIAGGSFVYNASYKGIALGIVRGGAPRARLAMYKVCWNVPRGQCSNADMLKAFDDAIHDGVDVISVSLGTQLPLFSEVDDRDAISIGSFHAVAKGIPVVGGAANEGPSAYTVENTAPWILTVAASTIDRSFPTNITLGNNSTILGQALFAGTEVDFTGLVYPENPGLIPSLAGVCEALILNNTPVAGNVVLCFTSVTRRTPVALAVSSVRAAGGVGVIVAKSPGDVLGPCSSDFPCIEVDYELGTQILFYIRSTRSPVVKLSPSMTLVGKPVSTKVAAFSSRGPNSISPAILKPDIAAPGVSILAASSPFDPYMNGGFALHSGTSMATPHVSGIVALLKALHSDWSPAAIRSAITTTAWKTDPFGEPIFAEGSPQKLADPFDYGGGIVNPNKAADPGLIYDMGINDYIIYLCAVGYNNSVISQLVGNSTTCSSTKPSVLDVNLPSITIPNLRENITLTRSVTNVGPVNSTYRARISPPLGISVAVRPETLVFNSDIKTISFTVAVSTTHEVNTGYYFGTLVWTDDDGGHLVTIPISVRTQIIQYYADGN from the exons ATGCTTGCCTCTGTTGTGGGgag CAAAGAAGCAGCCACTGATGCTATGGTGTACAGTTACAAACATGGATTTTCTGGTTTTGCAGCTAAATTTTCAGAATCTCAAGCTAAGAAGATTGCAG ACTTTCCTGGAGTTATTCGTGTTATACCAAATCACTTTCATTCGCTGCAAACAACTAGGAGCTGGGATTATCTAGGGCTCTCTCCTAATTCTCCCAATACCCTTTTAAATGACGCAAACTTAGGTGATGGAATTATCATTGGTCTACTGGACACAG GTATATGGCCAGAGTCTGAGGTGTTCAATGATGAGGATCTGGGGCCAATCCCAAGTCAATGGAAGGGTCAGTGTGTATCTGGACAGCAATTCAATGCCTCAACAGCTTGTAACAATAAGCTAATAGGAGCAAAATATTACATTGACGGTTTTCTTGCTGAGAATGAACAACCATTCAACACCACAGACAGCCCGGATTTCTTGTCCCCAAGAGATGTTGTTGGACATGGAACACACACATCTACAATTGCTGGTGGCTCCTTTGTGTACAATGCAAGCTACAAAGGGATTGCCCTTGGAATAGTCAGAGGAGGAGCTCCCCGTGCTCGTTTGGCTATGTACAAAGTGTGCTGGAATGTGCCAAGAGGACAGTGCTCAAATGCTGACATGCTGAAAGCTTTTGATGATGCAATTCATGATGGAGTTGATGTTATATCAGTATCTCTTGGCACTCAACTTCCACTGTTTTCAGAGGTTGATGACCGCGATGCAATTTCCATTGGTTCATTCCATGCTGTTGCTAAAGGCATACCTGTTGTTGGTGGAGCTGCAAATGAAGGCCCTTCTGCATACACTGTCGAAAACACAGCACCTTGGATCTTAACTGTAGCAGCTTCTACTATTGATCGGTCTTTTCCTACAAATATTACACTAGGGAACAACTCAACCATACTG GGTCAAGCCCTGTTTGCAGGAACAGAAGTTGACTTTACTGGTTTGGTGTACCCGGAGAACCCAGGACTTATTCCTTCACTAGCCGG CGTCTGTGAGGCTCTTATACTCAATAACACACCTGTGGCTGGAAATGTAGTCCTTTGCTTTACATCAGTGACCAGAAGAACTCCGGTAGCACTTGCTGTATCTAGTGTCAGAGCAGCTGGTGGGGTTGGAGTAATTGTTGCCAAGAGTCCTGGTGATGTCTTGGGTCCATGTAGCAGTGACTTTCCATGCATTGAAGTAGACTACGAGCTTGGTACTCAGATACTATTCTACATTCGCTCCACCCG TTCTCCTGTAGTAAAATTGAGTCCTTCTATGACACTGGTGGGGAAGCCTGTATCGACCAAGGTTGCCGCTTTCTCATCTAGAGGGCCTAACTCCATTTCTCCAGCCATACTAAAG CCGGACATAGCTGCACCTGGTGTGAGCATATTAGCTGCCAGTTCTCCTTTTGATCCGTATATGAATGGAGGATTTGCCCTGCATTCAGGAACATCAATGGCAACTCCTCATGTTTCGGGGATTGTGGCACTTCTAAAAGCATTGCACTCCGATTGGTCCCCTGCTGCAATAAGATCAGCAATAACAACAACAG CATGGAAGACTGATCCATTTGGAGAGCCAATATTTGCTGAGGGGTCACCGCAAAAGCTTGCTGATCCATTTGATTATGGAGGTGGGATTGTGAACCCTAACAAGGCTGCAGACCCTGGTCTAATTTATGACATGGGCATTAATGACTACATAATTTACCTATGTGCTGTTGGGTACAACAACTCGGTCATTTCTCAACTTGTTGGGAATTCGACAACATGTTCTAGTACAAAGCCTTCTGTTCTTGATGTGAACCTGCCATCCATTACCATTCCAAATCTAAGAGAGAACATTACGCTCACCAGAAGTGTCACAAATGTTGGTCCAGTTAACTCAACGTACAGAGCTCGGATAAGCCCTCCATTGGGAATCAGTGTGGCTGTGAGGCCTGAAACCTTGGTTTTCAACTCGGACATTAAAACAATCTCTTTCACAGTTGCGGTTTCTACCACCCATGAAGTGAACACAGGGTACTACTTTGGAACCCTTGTTTGGACTGATGATGATGGGGGGCATTTGGTGACAATTCCCATATCTGTTAGGACACAAATCATTCAATATTATGCAGATGGCAATTGA